One Cellulomonas sp. Y8 DNA segment encodes these proteins:
- a CDS encoding SAM-dependent methyltransferase yields MQIRLARAADAGEDALRALVVEVSAPRAGSPDRQPRAKDLVANEVRRQMLAHAIQRAAFEAEAGADKSQIAFDAFSGRVLQRLFFRRGLERRPVSMLAYAVLWPLARQRRYVMPLVRPRGIYCFYSAALVRRLAKLIGPRETLEIAAGDGTLTRLLKERGVDVVATDNQSWSRSIDYPEEVVRQDAVSALRARKPQVVVCSWPPVGNGFEREVFRTPSVETYIVVGSSRETGSGNWFDYRRQTGFQFVHDYSLSRLVLPRYQGNAVLVFQRRKLDGGVLGIDSIR; encoded by the coding sequence GTGCAGATCCGCCTGGCTCGTGCAGCGGATGCTGGCGAGGACGCGCTTCGCGCTCTGGTTGTCGAAGTCAGTGCTCCGCGAGCCGGATCGCCGGACCGGCAGCCGCGGGCGAAGGACCTGGTCGCCAACGAGGTGCGCCGTCAGATGCTCGCGCACGCGATCCAGCGGGCCGCGTTCGAGGCCGAAGCCGGGGCCGACAAGTCCCAGATCGCGTTCGACGCGTTCAGCGGCCGGGTACTGCAGCGGCTGTTCTTTCGGCGCGGCCTGGAGCGCAGACCTGTCTCGATGCTCGCGTACGCGGTGCTGTGGCCGCTCGCGCGCCAGCGCCGCTACGTCATGCCCCTGGTCCGCCCGCGGGGGATCTACTGCTTCTACTCCGCGGCGCTCGTGCGTCGGCTCGCAAAGCTGATCGGGCCGCGCGAGACCCTGGAGATCGCCGCCGGCGACGGCACACTCACGCGGTTGCTGAAGGAGCGGGGCGTCGACGTCGTCGCCACGGACAACCAGAGCTGGTCGCGGTCGATCGACTACCCCGAGGAAGTCGTACGCCAGGATGCCGTCTCAGCCCTACGCGCCCGCAAACCCCAGGTCGTGGTGTGCTCGTGGCCCCCGGTCGGCAACGGGTTCGAGCGTGAAGTGTTCCGCACGCCAAGCGTCGAGACCTACATCGTCGTCGGCAGCTCTCGCGAGACCGGCAGCGGTAACTGGTTCGACTACCGGCGACAGACCGGGTTCCAGTTCGTCCATGACTACTCGTTGAGCCGGCTCGTGCTTCCCCGGTACCAGGGGAACGCGGTCCTGGTCTTCCAGCGACGGAAACTCGATGGAGGTGTCCTTGGGATCGACTCGATTCGCTGA